From the Platichthys flesus chromosome 6, fPlaFle2.1, whole genome shotgun sequence genome, one window contains:
- the zgc:101540 gene encoding hsFATP2a_ACSVL_like domain-containing protein gives MYMWFTVLAGLALLSLPVITTLFPYWAADLTYILRSLRLGVRLIKYKKSKSFYSILDCFLDAAKRHPDKIFLRFEGRDFSYGDVDKQSNKVARALQAAARLQEGDVVALFLPNEPSFVWIWLGLSKLGCPSALLNFNIRSRSLLHCFSCSGAKVIITSPELQDAVEEVLPTLREQGISVYILSDSCSVQGVQSLSDKISQASDKPLSRDLRANVNIKSTALYIYTSGTTGSPKAAVVTHERVWAASFIQAACGITADDIFYINLPLYHSAGFLIGLSGAIERGMTVVLKRKFSASQFWDDCRKYNVTVVQYIGETMRYLCNTPKRDNDKSHKVKIAIGNGVREDIWSEFLNRFGAIQVRELYAATEGNIGFINYTSKIGAVGRLNFVHRLFFPYTLIKFDIENEEPVRNSEGLCIEAARGETGLLVGKITQRSPFIGYAGNQKQNEKKRLHNVMKKGDMYFNTGDLLRFDHENFVYFMDRVGDTFRWKGENVATSEVADNLTKAHCIFEANVYGVEVKGHEGRIGMAAITLKEGEDFDCSDVYKQVVDNLPGYARPRFIRIQPCLEMTGTFKMRKVRLVQEGFDPTQIEDRLYFLDPERKSYVPLTEEINRAIASKEIKL, from the exons ATGTACATGTGGTTCACCGTGCTGGCCGGACTGGCTCTGCTGTCCCTGCCGGTCATCACCACACTTTTCCCGTACTGGGCCGCGGACCTGACGTACATCTTGCGGAGCCTCAGACTCGGCGTCCGGCTCATCAAGTACAAGAAGAGCAAGAGTTTCTACAGCATCCTGGACTGCTTCTTGGACGCGGCCAAGAGACACCCGGATAAAATCTTCCTGCGCTTCGAGGGCCGGGACTTTTCTTACGGAGATGTGGACAAGCAGAGCAACAAGGTGGCCCGAGCCCTGCAGGCGGCCGCCCGGCTGCAGGAGGGGGACGTGGTGGCCCTGTTTCTGCCCAACGAGCCCAGCTTCGTGTGGATCTGGCTCGGCTTGTCCAAACTGGGTTGTCCCTCGGCCCTGCTGAACTTCAACATCCGGTCCAGGTCCCTGCTGCACTGCTTCTCCTGCTCCGGCGCGAAGGTCATCATCACGTCCCCAG agctgcaggacGCTGTGGAGGAGGTTCTACCGACACTCAGGGAGCAGGGGATCAGTGTCTATATTCTGTCAGACAGCTGCAGTGTCCAGGGCGTACAGTCTTTGTCTGACAAGATCTCCCAGGCCTCAGATAAGCCTCTGTCCCGGGACCTCAGAGCCAATGTCAATATCAAGAGCACCGCTCTGTACATCTACACGTCAGGCACCACAG GTTCACCCAAAGCAGCGGTTGTCACCCATGAGAGGGTTTGGGCCGCCTCCTTCATCCAGGCAGCATGCGGGATCACCGCAGACGACATCTTCTACATCAACCTTCCTCTGTATCACAGCGCGGGCTTCCTCATCGGGCTGTCAGGAGCCATCGAGAGAG GTATGACTGTGGTTCTGAAGAGGAAGTTCTCTGCCTCTCAGTTCTGGGACGACTGCCGGAAATACAACGTGACGGTGGTGCAGTACATTGGTGAAACCATGCGCTACCTCTGCAACACGCCCAAG AGGGACAACGACAAGAGCCACAAAGTGAAGATCGCCATCGGGAACGGAGTCCGGGAGGACATTTGGTCAGAGTTCCTGAATCGCTTCGGTGCCATTCAAGTCCGAGAGTTGTACGCTGCCACAGAGGGGAACATCGGCTTCATAAACTACACGTCCAAGATCGGAGCGGTGGGGCGACTCAACTTTGTCCACAGG TTATTCTTCCCCTACACTTTGATCAAGTTTGACATTGAGAACGAGGAGCCTGTCAGAAACTCGGAGGGTCTGTGCATCGAAGCAGCCAGAG GTGAGACAGGACTTTTGGTAGGAAAGATAACTCAGAGGTCTCCCTTCATTGGATATGCTGGTAACCAGAAACAGAACGAGAAGAAGAGGCTCCACAACGTAATGAAAAAGGGCGACATGTACTTCAACACGGGGGATCTGCTCCGGTTTGACCACGAGAACTTTGTGTACTTCATGGATCGAGTCGGCGACACTTTCAG ATGGAAAGGAGAGAACGTTGCCACATCAGAGGTCGCAGACAATCTCACTAAGGCTCATTGCATTTTTGAGGCAAACGTCTATGGTGTTGAAGTTAAAG GTCATGAAGGGCGAATCGGCATGGCAGCTATCACTCTGAAGGAAGGAGAAGATTTCGACTGCTCCGACGTCTACAAGCAGGTGGTCGACAACCTCCCAGGATATGCCAGACCTCGATTCATCAGAATTCAG CCCTGCCTGGAGATGACGGGGACGTTCAAGATGAGGAAAGTGAGGTTGGTGCAGGAGGGATTCGACCCGACTCAAATTGAAGATCGTCTGTACTTCCTGGATCCTGAGAGAAAGAGCTACGTCCCGCTGACGGAGGAGATCAACCGAGCTATAGCGTCAAAGGAAATCAAACTCTAA